From Neobacillus sp. PS2-9, the proteins below share one genomic window:
- a CDS encoding sulfite exporter TauE/SafE family protein produces the protein MYSLLSKISGVLSQPFFNIANSLESWPIVFALILGLVGALAPCQLTGNISAVTLYGNRSIQRNIAWKDVLSFTLGKIVAFSLLGALVWLLGREIEQNLTFYFPWLRKIMGPLLIFVGLFMLGFIKLRGNFQLYKGSKEYKHENPFGSFMLGFSFSLAFCPTMFILFFVTLMPVVLASPYGFVLPSVFAIGTAIPLLIFIFIIWYLGGSGVILKKGRKFGMVIQWIAGGMMLLLGIFDTLTYWSL, from the coding sequence TTGTACAGTTTATTGAGCAAGATAAGTGGAGTATTAAGTCAGCCGTTTTTTAACATCGCAAATAGCCTAGAATCGTGGCCAATTGTCTTTGCTTTAATCTTAGGGTTAGTAGGGGCCCTTGCTCCGTGTCAGCTTACTGGAAATATTAGTGCCGTAACCCTTTATGGGAATCGTTCTATTCAAAGAAATATAGCCTGGAAGGATGTCCTAAGCTTTACTTTAGGAAAAATAGTCGCCTTTTCGTTATTAGGTGCGTTGGTATGGCTGCTCGGTAGAGAAATTGAACAAAATCTAACCTTTTATTTTCCGTGGCTTCGAAAGATAATGGGACCTTTATTAATATTTGTTGGTTTATTTATGCTAGGGTTTATCAAATTGAGAGGAAATTTTCAGCTGTATAAAGGCTCAAAAGAATATAAACATGAAAACCCATTCGGTTCATTTATGCTAGGATTTAGTTTCTCACTTGCCTTTTGCCCGACGATGTTTATCCTCTTTTTTGTCACTTTAATGCCTGTCGTATTGGCTAGTCCGTATGGATTTGTTCTCCCCTCCGTCTTTGCCATTGGAACAGCTATTCCACTATTAATTTTCATTTTTATCATTTGGTACCTCGGTGGCAGCGGCGTGATTTTGAAAAAGGGAAGAAAGTTTGGTATGGTCATTCAATGGATTGCAGGTGGAATGATGCTATTGTTAGGTATTTTTGATACCTTGACTTATTGGTCTTTGTAA